From Peromyscus maniculatus bairdii isolate BWxNUB_F1_BW_parent chromosome 8, HU_Pman_BW_mat_3.1, whole genome shotgun sequence, a single genomic window includes:
- the Aatk gene encoding serine/threonine-protein kinase LMTK1 isoform X2: MLTLCYLIARCAGGTRLALRQGKEFENAEGDEYVADFSEQGSPAAAAQNGPDVYVLPLTEVSLPMAKQPGRSVQLLKSTDLGRHSLLYLKEIGHGWFGKVFLGEVHSGVSGTQVVVKELKASASVQEQMQFLEEAQPYRALQHSNLLQCLAQCAEVTPYLLVMEFCPLGDLKGYLRSCRVTESMAPDPLTLQRMACEVACGVLHLHRHNYVHSDLALRNCLLTADLTVKVGDYGLSHCKYREDYLVTTDQLWVPLRWIAPELVDEVHGNLLVVDQTKTSNVWSLGVTIWELFELGAQPYPQHSDRQVLAYAVREQQLKLPKPQLQLSLSDRWYEVMQFCWLQPEQRPTAEEVHLLLSYLCAKGTTELEEEFERRWRSLRPGGGTGLGSGSTGPAVAAAELTAASSFPLLEQFTGDGFHVDSDDVLTVTETSHGLNFEYKWEAGCGAEAFPPPGGVSSPGSASRLQELCAPDSSPPGVVPVLSAHSPSVGSEYFIRLEGAVPAAGHDPDCAGCAPSPEAVTDQDNNSEDSTTTSLVMEPLLGHAPPVGGLWGPRDHHSCRRQEPPCPSRSPSPGTPMLPAEDIDWGVATFCPPFFDDPLSASPSGSPEAQASPSDEELEGEKTGKAAAQCGHWSSNVSANNNSGSRDPESWDPGYVSSFTDSYRDDLSSLEQTPRASPELGHPLSQEDPREFLPGLAAASPGPEPSHCFSLLPLCPAKGLAPASCLATRPWTEAAAGGGDNPQVEPKLAQEAESSAESQLSLPSVPSPSHEGAPLPSEEASAPDLLPAPPTPAAGSRVTVPMPALTLDSCGSSLGQEAPSSEDEDATEATSGVFTDLSSDGPHPEKPGITPALRCLQKQVGTPDSLDSLDIPSSASDGGCEVLSPLAAGPPAGQPRAVDSGYDTENYESPEFVLKEAHESSEPEAFGELASEGESPGPETLLSVSLGGLSKKNPYRDSAYFSDLDAESESTFGPEKCSGVQDSQKEQDLKSPPSSGHQSVQAFPGPDVPREDPDTSPGETLPPAQQPEEPLPDGRGPEPLGAQAPVEGQPVPSPSHSKCFLLTSVPLSSEGNGMAPQGPPGQLSGPAQLGRTGSPSTPRSPLCLALPGHAGALEGRPEDEEDSEDSDESDEELRCYSIQEPSEDSEEEPPAVPVVVAESQSARNLRSLLKMPSLLSEAFCEDLERKKKAVSFFDDVTVYLFDQESPTRETGEPFPSTKESLPTFLEGSPGSPSAPGLPRRADHLPDSSTPEQGSRFEWDDDFPPAPGKAAMVTALDPADPVLATPTTPAAPLSRFTVSPTPASRFSITHVSDSDAQSVGGPAASAGGRYTEA, encoded by the exons ATGCTCACTCTGTGCTACCTGATCGCCCGCTGCGCTGGGGGAACCCGGCTGGCTCTCCGGCAGGGGAAG GAGTTTGAGAACGCCGAGGGGGACGAGTATGTGGCCGACTTCTCGGAGCAGGGCTCCCCGGCCGCAGCCGCGCAGAACGGCCCTGATGTGTatgtcctgcccctcactgaggTCTCCTTGCCCATGGCCAAGCAGCCCGGCCGCTCAG TGCAACTTCTCAAGTCCACGGACCTGGGCCGGCACAGCCTCCTGTACCTGAAGGAGATTGGCCACGGCTGGTTTGGGAAG GTGTTCTTGGGGGAGGTACACTCGGGCGTCAGTGGCACACAGGTGGTGGTGAAGGAGCTGAAGGCCAGCGCCAGCGTGCAGGAGCAGATGCAGTTCTTGGAGGAGGCGCAGCCCTACAG GGCTCTGCAGCACAGCAACCTGCTTCAGTGCCTGGCCCAGTGTGCTGAGGTGACCCCCTACCTGCTGGTTATGGAGTTCTGTCCGCTG GGGGACCTCAAAGGTTATCTACGGAGCTGCCGGGTGACAGAGTCCATGGCGCCTGACCCGCTGACCTTGCAACGCATGGCCTGTGAGGTGGCCTGTGGGGTCTTGCATCTACATCGTCACAACTACGTGCACAG TGACCTGGCCCTGAGGAACTGCCTGCTAACGGCTGACCTGACGGTGAAGGTTGGTGACTATGGCCTGTCACATTGCAAATACAGG GAAGACTACCTCGTGACCACTGACCAGCTGTGGGTGCCGTTGCGCTGGATTGCGCCAGAGCTGGTAGACGAGGTGCATGGCAACCTACTGGTGGTAGATCAGACCAAGACCAGCAATGTGTG GTCCCTGGGTGTGACCATCTGGGAGCTCTTTGAGTTGGGTGCACAGCCCTATCCCCAGCACTCGGACCGGCAGGTGCTGGCTTACGCCGTCCGAGAGCAGCAGCTGAAGTTGCCCAAGCCCCAGCTGCAGCTCTCTCTGTCTGATCGCTG GTACGAAGTGATGCAATTCTGCTGGCTACAGCCAGAGCAGAGGCCCACAGCCGAAGAGGTCCACCTGCTGCTGTCCTACTTGTGCGCCAAGGGCACCACAGAGTTGGAGGAGGAGTTTGAGCGGCGCTGGCGTTCCCTGCGGCCCGGTGGCGGCACGGGCCTGGGGTCAGGTTCCACCGGGCCAGCGGTTGCTGCTGCCGAGCTCACCGCTGCCTCGTCTTTCCCACTGCTGGAGCAGTTCACCGGCGACGGCTTTCACGTGGACAGCGACGACGTGCTGACAGTAACCGAAACAAGCCACGGCCTCAACTTTGAATACAAGTGGGAGGCTGGCTGTGGCGCGGAGGCATTCCCACCCCCGGGGGGTGTGTCCAGCCCAGGCTCGGCTTCACGCCTGCAGGAGCTGTGTGCACCTGACAGCTCTCCACCGGGAGTGGTGCCGGTGCTCAGTGCCCACAGCCCCTCGGTGGGCAGCGAGTACTTCATCCGCCTAGAGGGGGCAGTGCCTGCCGCTGGCCATGATCCGGACTGTGCCGGCTGCGCTCCCAGCCCCGAAGCTGTGACTGACCAAGACAATAACTCAGAGGACAGCACTACCACATCCCTCGTCATGGAACCGCTGCTGGGCCATGCACCCCCCGTCGGGGGCCTGTGGGGGCCCCGTGACCACCACTCGTGCAGGAGGCAGGAGCCACCCTGCCCCTCACGCTCACCCTCTCCCGGGACCCCGATGCTGCCAGCTGAAGACATAGACTGGGGTGTGGCTACCTTCTGCCCACCCTTCTTCGATGACCCGCTGAGTGCATCTCCCTCTGGCAGTCCTGAGGCCCAGGCATCTCCCAGCGATGAGGAGCTGGAGGGGGAAAAGACAGGGAAGGCTGCTGCTCAGTGTGGACACTGGAGCTCTAACGTGTCAGCCAATAATAACAGTGGCAGCCGAGACCCAGAATCTTGGGATCCTGGCTATGTGAGCAGCTTCACAGACAGCTACAGGGATGACCTCTCCAGCCTAGAGCAGACCCCACGGGCCTCCCCTGAGCTGGGCCACCCCCTGTCCCAGGAGGATCCCAGAGAATTCCTGCCTGGGCTAGCAGCAGCCTCCCCTGGTCCGGAGCCAAGCCACTGCTTCagcctgctccctctgtgtcctgcCAAAGGCCTGgcacctgcttcctgcctggccacacgCCCCTGGACAGAGGCAGCTGCAGGTGGGGGCGATAACCCCCAGGTGGAACCCAAACttgcccaggaggcagagagctctGCGGAATCCCAGCTATCTCttccttctgtcccctccccatcccacgaAGGAGCCCCACTTCCCTCGGAGGAGGCAAGCGCTCCCgacctcctgcctgcccctcccacGCCCGCTGCTGGCAGCCGGGTGACTGTCCCCATGCCGGCCCTCACCCTGGACAGCTGCGGCAGTTCTCTGGGGCAAGAGGCACCTAGCAGTGAGGACGAGGACGCCACTGAGGCTACGTCAGGAGTCTTCACCGACCTGTCCAGTGATGGCCCTCACCCTGAGAAGCCAGGCATAACACCAGCCTTGCGCTGTCTGCAGAAGCAGGTGGGGACCCCCGACTCCCTCGACTCTCTGGACATCCCGTCCTCAGCCAGCGATGGCGGCTGTGAGGTCTTGAGCCCGTTGGCTGCTGGTCCCCCTGCTGGGCAGCCCCGTGCCGTGGACAGTGGTTATGATACAGAGAACTACGAGTCTCCAGAGTTTGTGCTCAAAGAGGCACATGAGTCTAGTGAGCCTGAGGCCTTTGGGGAGCTAGCCTCAGAGGGTGAGAGCCCAGGGCCGGAGACTTTGCTCTCTGTCTCCCTTGGTGGCCTCAGCAAGAAGAACCCCTACCGAGACTCTGCCTATTTCTCGGATCTGGACGCTGAGTCCGAATCCACCTTTGGCCCTGAGAAGTGCAGTGGGGTCCAGGACTCCCAAAAGGAGCAAGACCTGAAGAGCCCACCTAGCTCAGGGCACCAGTCTGTGCAGGCTTTCCCCGGGCCTGACGTGCCCAGGGAGGACCCAGATACTAGCCCCGGGGAGACGCTGCCTCCAGCACAGCAGCCAGAGGAGCCCTTGCCAGATGGCCGCGGGCCAGAGCCTCTTGGGGCTCAAGCCCCAGTTGAGGGGCAGCCTGTGCCCAGCCCTAGTCATTCCAAATGTTTCCTGCTGACCTCAGTCCCCCTGAGCTCAGAAGGCAATGGCATGGCGCCCCAGGGGCCCCCAGGACAGTTGTCAGGGCCAGCCCAGCTCGGGCGGACGGGGAGCCCTAGCACACCCAGATCCCcgctctgcctggccctgcctggccaCGCTGGGGCTTTGGAGGGCCGGCCAGAGGACGAAGAGGACAGTGAAGACAGTGACGAATCTGATGAGGAGCTTCGATGCTACAGCATCCAGGAGCCCAGCGAGGACAGTGAGGAGGAGCCGCCAGCGGTGCCTGTGGTAGTGGCTGAGAGCCAGAGTGCCCGAAATCTGCGGAGCTTGCTGAAGATGCCCAGCCTTCTGTCTGAGGCCTTCTGCGAGGACCTGGAGCGCAAGAAGAAGGCCGTGTCCTTCTTTGATGACGTCACGGTCTACCTCTTCGACCAG GAGAGCCCCACCCGAGAGACTGGGGAGCCATTCCCCAGCACGAAGGAATCACTCCCCACGTTCCTGGAGGGTAGCCCCGGCTCGCCCAGTGCCCCTGGCCTGCCGCGGCGAGCTGACCACTTGCCGGACAGCTCCACTCCTGAACAGG GTAGTAGGTTCGAATGGGATGATGATTTCCCGCCGGCGCCGGGCAAGGCTGCTATGGTGACCGCACTGGACCCTGCTGACCCTGTCCTGGCCACGCCTACCACGCCAGCCGCACCCCTCTCCCGGTTCACCGTGTCTCCCACACCTGCCTCCCGCTTCTCCATCACTCACGTGTCTGACTCGGATGCCCAGTCGGTGGGAG GCCCAGCAGCAAGTGCTGGGGGCCGATACACAGAGGCTTGA